One Opitutia bacterium DNA segment encodes these proteins:
- a CDS encoding YebC/PmpR family DNA-binding transcriptional regulator has protein sequence MAGHNKWSKVKRLKAVTDARKGKVFSRLARDITLAAKSGGGSPDANARLRTLLLKARESNMPADNVERAIKKGTGELPGVVFEEMTYEGYGPGGVAFVVKVLTDNKQRAAQEVRSIFTRWGGNLAQTGSVSFQFLHAGQFLIAAGKTTEDKLMEVALEAGADDVIATEQGFEVRCGIHAFDKVAHALEQAGIKPDSSEIAHIPNVTVPVADLSIAKNIVRLQEALEENEDVQAVSSNDEMDEAISDAAHT, from the coding sequence ATGGCCGGCCACAACAAATGGTCCAAAGTCAAACGCCTCAAGGCCGTCACTGACGCGCGCAAGGGCAAGGTCTTCTCGCGCCTCGCGCGCGACATCACGCTCGCCGCCAAATCCGGCGGCGGCTCGCCCGACGCCAACGCCCGACTCCGCACGCTCCTGCTCAAGGCGCGCGAATCCAACATGCCCGCCGACAACGTCGAGCGCGCCATCAAGAAGGGCACCGGCGAACTGCCGGGCGTCGTGTTCGAGGAAATGACCTACGAAGGCTACGGCCCCGGCGGCGTCGCGTTCGTGGTGAAGGTTCTCACCGACAACAAGCAGCGCGCCGCGCAGGAGGTGCGCTCCATCTTCACGCGCTGGGGCGGCAACCTCGCGCAGACCGGCTCGGTGTCGTTCCAGTTTCTCCACGCCGGCCAGTTCCTCATCGCCGCCGGCAAAACCACCGAGGACAAGCTCATGGAAGTCGCCCTCGAGGCCGGTGCCGACGACGTCATCGCCACCGAGCAAGGCTTCGAAGTGCGCTGCGGCATCCACGCCTTCGACAAAGTCGCGCACGCCCTCGAGCAGGCCGGCATCAAGCCCGACTCGTCCGAAATCGCCCACATTCCGAACGTCACCGTGCCGGTCGCCGACCTCAGCATCGCGAAGAACATCGTGCGACTCCAGGAAGCCCTCGAAGAAAACGAGGACGTCCAAGCAGTGTCCTCGAACGACGAAATGGACGAGGCGATCAGCGACGCCGCGCACACCTGA
- the yidC gene encoding membrane protein insertase YidC, with amino-acid sequence MDKKNTAIGVLLLVAAMLAFYFSAKFSPPPPKPVIPSSPVTSPVATNEAPATGPAHSPADTTLSASKPASGAPAEYVTVANDYISVRFTTAGGAIDRIELKKHAATLDAHGKPSADGYVLNAPQAAPALSFGTLPGADKDARYELVSHDAHSVVYRTVVDGKLEVTRRYELLGGSVGDPYQVRHETTFRNLSAQPLPLPRTSLNLGTASPLNALDSGMYVNAGYYNDNGTEFIGRDELAGGGFFTSSPPLPFMDKIAPITWAAVKNQFFAAILTPDEPGVGLRIERVKIDPMKPVEDRTAYAITGELMVDLKPIPANGTAKWSATYYTGPKEYSRLSATDHFKKDEDKVMNFAPFFFNKIFLSQWFGPGMIWLLAKVHSFIPNWGWAIVVMTILLKIVTLPFTLAASRSAKRMQKLMPLIQESREKYKDNPQKAQEAMMRIYKENKVNPLGGCIPILITMPLFIGFFAVLQGAAELRYAPFLWAVDLSAPDTVYSFGAVTLPLLGLTHLNINILPIIMGATMIYQMKLTPTAPNVDPAQQTMMKIMPWMFALFCYNFASALALYSSVNALFSIGQQMFINKMPEPELPTAVGADGLKNVTPKKKK; translated from the coding sequence ATGGACAAGAAAAACACCGCCATCGGCGTGCTGCTCCTCGTGGCCGCCATGCTCGCCTTCTATTTCAGCGCGAAATTCTCGCCGCCGCCGCCGAAGCCCGTGATCCCGTCTTCACCGGTCACGAGCCCCGTCGCCACCAACGAGGCTCCCGCCACCGGCCCCGCCCACTCGCCGGCCGACACCACGCTCTCCGCCAGCAAACCCGCCAGCGGCGCCCCCGCGGAATACGTCACCGTCGCCAACGACTACATCAGCGTCCGCTTCACCACCGCCGGCGGCGCCATCGACCGCATCGAGCTGAAGAAGCACGCCGCCACGCTCGACGCCCACGGCAAGCCCTCCGCTGACGGCTACGTGCTCAACGCCCCGCAAGCCGCGCCCGCCCTCAGCTTCGGCACGCTGCCCGGCGCCGACAAGGACGCGCGCTATGAACTCGTTTCGCACGACGCCCACTCGGTCGTCTACCGCACCGTCGTCGACGGCAAGCTCGAGGTCACCCGCCGCTACGAGTTGCTCGGCGGCAGTGTCGGCGACCCGTATCAGGTCCGCCACGAGACGACGTTCCGCAATCTCTCCGCGCAGCCGCTGCCGCTCCCGCGCACATCGCTGAACCTCGGCACCGCCTCTCCGCTCAACGCCCTCGACTCCGGCATGTATGTCAACGCCGGCTACTACAACGACAACGGCACGGAGTTCATCGGCCGCGACGAACTCGCCGGCGGCGGCTTCTTCACCTCGAGCCCGCCGCTGCCTTTCATGGACAAGATCGCCCCGATCACGTGGGCCGCGGTGAAAAACCAGTTCTTCGCCGCCATCCTCACTCCGGATGAGCCGGGCGTCGGCCTGCGCATCGAGCGCGTGAAGATCGATCCGATGAAACCCGTCGAGGATCGCACCGCCTACGCCATCACGGGCGAGCTGATGGTCGACCTGAAACCCATTCCCGCCAACGGCACGGCCAAATGGAGCGCCACCTACTACACCGGCCCGAAGGAATACAGCCGCCTCTCCGCCACCGACCACTTCAAGAAGGACGAGGACAAGGTGATGAATTTCGCCCCATTCTTCTTCAACAAGATCTTCCTCTCCCAGTGGTTCGGCCCGGGCATGATCTGGCTCCTCGCCAAGGTCCACAGCTTCATCCCGAACTGGGGCTGGGCCATCGTCGTGATGACCATCCTCCTCAAGATCGTCACGCTGCCCTTCACGCTCGCCGCGTCCCGCTCGGCCAAGCGCATGCAAAAGCTCATGCCGCTCATCCAGGAGTCGCGCGAGAAATACAAAGACAACCCGCAGAAGGCGCAGGAAGCGATGATGCGCATCTACAAGGAGAACAAGGTCAACCCGCTCGGCGGCTGCATCCCCATCCTGATCACGATGCCGCTCTTCATCGGTTTCTTCGCCGTGCTGCAGGGCGCCGCCGAACTCCGCTACGCGCCGTTCCTCTGGGCGGTCGACCTCTCCGCGCCGGATACGGTCTACTCCTTCGGCGCCGTCACGCTGCCGCTCCTCGGCCTGACCCATCTCAACATCAACATCCTCCCCATCATCATGGGCGCGACGATGATTTATCAGATGAAGCTCACGCCGACGGCCCCCAACGTCGACCCGGCGCAGCAGACCATGATGAAGATCATGCCGTGGATGTTCGCGTTGTTCTGCTACAACTTCGCCTCCGCGCTCGCGCTCTACTCGAGCGTCAACGCGCTGTTCTCGATCGGCCAGCAGATGTTCATCAACAAAATGCCCGAGCCCGAGCTGCCCACCGCAGTCGGCGCCGACGGCCTGAAGAACGTCACGCCGAAGAAGAAGAAATAA
- the yidD gene encoding membrane protein insertion efficiency factor YidD, whose translation MPEPIHAALRFAARLPARALDALLWLYQRLVSPALQVAAPSCGCRFAPTCSHYAREALREHGLLSGLALTARRLAKCGPWHPGGIDPVPRKKISCVKITSPAAPAQS comes from the coding sequence ATGCCTGAGCCGATCCACGCCGCCCTCCGTTTCGCCGCCCGCCTGCCGGCGCGGGCCCTCGACGCGTTGCTCTGGCTCTATCAAAGGCTCGTCTCCCCCGCGCTCCAGGTCGCCGCGCCGTCGTGCGGCTGCCGCTTCGCCCCGACCTGCTCGCACTACGCCCGCGAAGCCCTGCGCGAACACGGCCTGCTGTCCGGCCTCGCGCTCACCGCGCGCCGCCTCGCCAAATGCGGCCCGTGGCACCCCGGCGGCATCGATCCGGTGCCGCGGAAAAAAATCTCCTGCGTCAAAATCACCTCCCCGGCCGCGCCAGCCCAAAGCTGA
- the rnpA gene encoding ribonuclease P protein component, with amino-acid sequence MPGADTPPPSQRLRAAQRVKRNRDFRAAREHGRRADCGAFQLVWRARPAPEDATPARVGVVASKAGVGNAAVLRNRAKRRLREIYRKHQHLVPAGLDLVLTARAAALRQPYAEVEQRFIAACRKLVPAKPPHA; translated from the coding sequence GTGCCCGGCGCTGACACGCCTCCGCCGTCGCAGCGCCTCCGCGCTGCGCAGCGCGTGAAGCGCAACCGCGACTTCCGCGCCGCGCGCGAGCACGGCCGCCGCGCCGATTGCGGCGCGTTCCAACTCGTCTGGCGCGCCCGGCCCGCGCCGGAAGATGCGACCCCTGCCCGCGTGGGCGTCGTCGCTTCCAAGGCCGGGGTCGGCAACGCCGCCGTCCTCCGCAACCGCGCCAAGCGCCGGCTGCGCGAGATCTACCGCAAGCACCAGCACCTCGTGCCCGCCGGGCTCGACCTCGTGTTGACCGCTCGCGCCGCCGCGCTCCGCCAGCCTTACGCCGAAGTGGAGCAAAGATTCATCGCCGCCTGTCGGAAGCTCGTCCCCGCCAAGCCGCCCCATGCCTGA
- the rpmH gene encoding 50S ribosomal protein L34 codes for MQPTFRPHRKKRARKIGFRARKATRGGRKVLASRRRKGRKRLTVV; via the coding sequence ATGCAACCTACATTCCGTCCGCACCGCAAGAAGCGCGCTCGCAAGATCGGTTTCCGCGCCCGCAAGGCCACCCGCGGTGGCCGCAAGGTCCTCGCCTCCCGCCGCCGCAAGGGCCGCAAGCGCCTGACCGTCGTCTGA
- a CDS encoding bile acid:sodium symporter, with amino-acid sequence MRPSASSWVATWLRANAFLLGLLAVTALAFVFPEPAARGGWMQPELLTNVGVALILFLQGWSLPFEKVREGAANWRLHVVVQAFTFAVFPLVGLGLNALVPTLWPAMPPAIRDGFLYLCVLPSTVSSSVVFTSVARGNTAGALFNAAFSNVLGVLLTPLLVQLLMRTTGQTTPIGPLLLKITALTLAPFAFGALARTRAAAWIDARKKWVTRLSNGAILFMVYAAFCDSVQDRVWQRHGADVTVKTLALAVALFAFMSVLIAASCRSLRLSREDFIAGYFCAVKKTLAMGVPLAVLIFGARADLSLILLPIMFYHPVQLLVNGVLANRWGRPQAER; translated from the coding sequence GTGAGACCGTCGGCATCATCTTGGGTCGCGACCTGGCTTCGCGCCAACGCGTTTCTCCTCGGGCTGCTCGCCGTGACGGCGCTCGCGTTCGTTTTTCCCGAGCCCGCGGCGCGGGGCGGGTGGATGCAGCCGGAATTGCTGACGAATGTCGGCGTGGCGCTGATCCTGTTCCTGCAAGGCTGGTCGCTGCCGTTCGAAAAAGTCCGCGAAGGCGCGGCCAACTGGCGGCTGCACGTCGTCGTGCAGGCGTTCACGTTCGCGGTCTTTCCGCTCGTGGGACTCGGCCTGAACGCGCTCGTGCCGACGCTGTGGCCCGCGATGCCGCCGGCGATTCGCGATGGTTTTCTTTATCTCTGCGTGTTGCCGTCCACGGTCTCGAGCTCGGTCGTCTTCACCTCGGTGGCGCGCGGCAACACCGCCGGTGCGCTCTTCAACGCCGCGTTCTCGAACGTCCTCGGCGTGCTGCTGACTCCCCTGCTCGTGCAACTGCTCATGCGCACGACGGGGCAGACCACGCCGATCGGTCCGCTGCTGCTGAAAATCACCGCGCTCACGCTCGCGCCGTTTGCGTTCGGTGCGCTGGCGCGCACGCGCGCGGCGGCGTGGATCGATGCGCGCAAGAAATGGGTCACGCGACTGAGCAACGGCGCGATCCTGTTCATGGTTTACGCGGCGTTTTGCGACTCGGTGCAGGACCGCGTGTGGCAGCGGCACGGTGCGGACGTGACGGTGAAGACGCTCGCGCTGGCGGTGGCGTTGTTCGCGTTCATGTCGGTGCTGATCGCGGCTTCGTGCCGCTCGTTGCGGCTGAGCCGCGAGGATTTCATCGCGGGCTATTTCTGTGCGGTGAAGAAGACGCTCGCGATGGGCGTGCCGCTGGCGGTGCTGATCTTCGGCGCGCGGGCGGACCTGTCGCTGATTTTGCTCCCGATCATGTTCTACCACCCGGTGCAGCTGCTCGTGAATGGCGTGCTGGCGAACCGATGGGGACGGCCCCAGGCCGAAAGGTAG
- a CDS encoding peroxiredoxin: MKSTRTILALAATMLLFATSHADPVKVGDAAPAVTGTTDTGAKLNFADVYQQQAYTLVYFYPKADTPGCTKQGCSLRDGYETLTKKGVAVIGVSHDDVKSQAEFKQKYNLPFTLIADTDKAVINAFGVPTRSVPMVGEFASRSAYLIKDGKIVYADYKGTTTEQAKVILEFIEGQKG, encoded by the coding sequence ATGAAATCCACGCGCACCATCCTCGCTCTCGCTGCCACCATGCTCCTCTTTGCCACCTCCCACGCTGATCCCGTCAAAGTCGGTGACGCCGCGCCCGCCGTCACCGGCACCACCGACACCGGCGCCAAGTTGAACTTCGCCGACGTCTACCAGCAACAGGCCTACACGCTCGTCTATTTCTACCCGAAGGCCGACACGCCGGGCTGCACGAAGCAGGGCTGCTCGCTGCGCGACGGCTACGAGACTCTCACGAAGAAAGGTGTCGCGGTCATCGGCGTCAGTCACGACGACGTGAAGTCGCAGGCGGAATTTAAGCAGAAATACAACCTGCCGTTCACGCTCATCGCCGACACCGACAAGGCCGTGATCAATGCCTTCGGCGTTCCGACGCGCAGCGTGCCGATGGTCGGCGAATTCGCGTCGCGCTCCGCCTACCTGATCAAGGACGGCAAGATCGTCTACGCCGACTACAAGGGCACGACGACCGAGCAGGCGAAAGTCATCCTCGAATTTATCGAAGGGCAAAAGGGCTGA
- a CDS encoding MOSC domain-containing protein, producing the protein MMRVRHIFISPGHNFFGRYGEPAGTHPTHDVAEVECVAGYGLRGDRFFGYRPDYKGQVTLFAMEVCEALRREFKLPALSPEVFRRNVVTEGVDLNTLIGTRFTLQGIELEGVDECRPCHWMDKAVAPGAEEWLKGRGGLRCRVRSSGWLRREA; encoded by the coding sequence ATGATGCGGGTGCGGCACATTTTCATTTCGCCCGGGCACAATTTCTTCGGGCGCTACGGCGAGCCGGCGGGCACGCACCCGACGCACGATGTCGCGGAGGTCGAGTGCGTCGCGGGCTACGGGCTGCGCGGCGACCGATTCTTCGGCTATCGGCCGGACTACAAAGGTCAGGTGACGTTGTTCGCGATGGAGGTGTGCGAGGCGTTGCGGCGGGAGTTCAAGTTGCCGGCGCTGTCGCCCGAGGTTTTTCGGCGCAACGTGGTCACGGAGGGCGTGGATTTGAACACGCTGATCGGGACGCGCTTCACGTTGCAAGGAATCGAGCTCGAGGGCGTGGACGAGTGTCGGCCGTGCCACTGGATGGACAAGGCGGTCGCGCCGGGCGCCGAGGAATGGCTGAAGGGACGCGGGGGCTTGCGCTGTCGCGTGCGTTCGAGCGGCTGGCTGCGGCGCGAGGCGTGA
- a CDS encoding GxxExxY protein, producing the protein MSTEKLIHPEISEAVIGSAMKVLNTLKPGLDEKAYENALVIELRKRGHKVDQQRRFEVRYEGELVDTLVPDMIVDDLVIADPKVVELFTPTHLAQMEGYLAITQLRLALLLNFKFADLRWKRVIR; encoded by the coding sequence ATGAGCACCGAAAAACTGATTCATCCCGAAATCAGCGAGGCGGTCATCGGCTCCGCGATGAAGGTGCTCAATACGCTCAAGCCGGGCCTCGATGAGAAAGCCTACGAAAACGCCCTCGTGATCGAACTTCGCAAACGCGGTCACAAGGTCGACCAACAGCGTCGCTTCGAGGTTCGCTACGAAGGCGAACTGGTCGACACACTGGTGCCCGACATGATCGTAGACGACCTCGTCATCGCTGACCCGAAGGTCGTCGAACTCTTCACTCCGACTCATCTGGCTCAGATGGAAGGCTACCTCGCGATCACCCAGCTCCGCCTCGCCCTCCTGCTCAACTTCAAGTTCGCCGACCTCCGCTGGAAGCGCGTCATCCGCTAA
- a CDS encoding aminopeptidase: MHAATLPKTFDSELTPGAHNAIHVCLRLQPHERMTIIADNACAEIAAALVAEVEKTGAAYDVFILEEYGPRPHRDMPAEILAHLAQSQVSIYACQTQTGELRTRMQMMDVLNPRKIRHGHMVNINRQIMLEGMRADFLAIDALSQKLIEKCRRASRVTCRTAAGTDYVAELSQSLKWVKTSGLISPEKWGNLPGGEIFTSPFNSNGRFVVDGVVGDYLCQKYGDIAATPLTIDIKDNRIAGLSCANKELLEEFDKYCHTDENSNRVGEFAIGTNLACTHIIGHILQDEKLPGIHIAFGHPYSEHTGQPWKSTTHIDCVGRNFDIWLDDEQVMAQGKFLI; encoded by the coding sequence ATGCACGCCGCCACGCTCCCGAAAACCTTCGACTCCGAGCTCACGCCCGGCGCGCACAACGCGATCCACGTCTGCCTGCGCCTGCAGCCGCACGAGCGCATGACGATCATCGCCGACAACGCCTGCGCCGAGATCGCCGCCGCGCTCGTCGCCGAGGTGGAGAAGACCGGCGCCGCCTACGACGTCTTCATCCTCGAGGAATACGGCCCGCGCCCGCACCGCGACATGCCCGCCGAGATCCTCGCCCACCTCGCCCAATCGCAGGTCTCCATCTACGCCTGCCAGACCCAGACCGGCGAACTCCGCACGCGCATGCAGATGATGGACGTGCTCAACCCGCGCAAAATCCGCCACGGCCACATGGTGAACATCAACCGGCAGATCATGCTCGAAGGCATGCGCGCCGACTTCCTCGCCATCGACGCCCTCTCGCAAAAACTGATCGAGAAATGCCGCCGCGCCTCGCGCGTCACCTGCCGCACCGCCGCCGGCACCGACTACGTCGCCGAACTCTCCCAATCCCTGAAGTGGGTGAAAACCTCCGGCCTCATCTCGCCCGAAAAGTGGGGCAACCTCCCCGGCGGCGAGATCTTCACCTCGCCCTTCAACTCCAACGGCCGCTTCGTCGTCGACGGCGTCGTCGGTGACTACCTCTGCCAGAAATACGGCGACATCGCAGCCACCCCGCTGACGATCGACATCAAGGACAACCGCATCGCCGGCCTGTCGTGCGCGAACAAGGAGTTGCTCGAGGAATTCGACAAGTATTGCCACACCGACGAGAACTCGAACCGCGTCGGCGAATTCGCCATCGGCACCAATCTCGCCTGCACGCACATCATCGGCCACATCCTGCAGGACGAAAAACTCCCCGGCATCCACATCGCCTTCGGCCACCCCTATAGCGAACACACCGGCCAACCGTGGAAAAGCACGACCCACATCGACTGCGTCGGCCGCAACTTCGACATCTGGCTCGACGACGAACAAGTCATGGCGCAGGGAAAATTCCTGATCTGA
- a CDS encoding carboxylate-amine ligase: protein MATRKKHQFTLGIEEEFQIVDPETRELKSHIEEIIEGGKMILKERVKPEMHQSVVEVGTDICHNVADARRSVTGLRTDLARLARSQNLRIAAAGTHPFSHWIDQKISPGERYAGVINDLQQVARANLIFGLHVHLGMPDRETAIHLQNTARYFLPHIFALSTNSPFWVGRNTGYASYRLQIFQRFPRTGIPDLFESVNEFDDYVNLLVKTGCIDNAKKIWWDIRLHPLFGTLEFRMCDIPMRVDETICLAAIMQALTAKLYKLHKQNMSFRTYRARLINENRWRAARYGIKGKMIDFGKQEEVETRSLIAELLEFIDDVVDELGSRNEINYVQTILAQGTGADRQVAVWEQTQDLKAVVDYIIAETHHGLSL from the coding sequence ATGGCCACACGCAAAAAACACCAGTTCACCCTCGGCATCGAAGAAGAGTTCCAGATCGTCGACCCCGAGACGCGCGAGCTGAAGTCGCACATCGAAGAGATCATCGAAGGCGGCAAGATGATCCTCAAGGAGCGCGTGAAGCCCGAGATGCACCAGTCGGTCGTCGAGGTCGGCACCGACATCTGCCACAACGTCGCCGACGCGCGCCGCTCCGTCACCGGCCTCCGCACCGATCTCGCGCGCCTCGCCCGCTCGCAAAATCTCCGCATCGCCGCCGCCGGCACGCATCCGTTCTCGCACTGGATCGACCAGAAAATCTCCCCCGGCGAACGCTACGCCGGCGTGATCAACGACCTCCAGCAAGTCGCACGCGCCAACCTCATCTTCGGCCTGCACGTCCACCTCGGCATGCCCGACCGCGAGACCGCCATCCACCTCCAGAACACCGCGCGCTACTTCCTCCCGCACATCTTCGCGTTGTCCACCAACTCGCCGTTCTGGGTCGGCCGCAACACCGGCTACGCCTCGTATCGCCTGCAGATCTTCCAACGCTTCCCACGCACCGGCATCCCGGACCTCTTCGAGTCGGTCAACGAATTCGACGACTACGTGAACCTGCTCGTGAAAACCGGCTGCATCGATAACGCCAAGAAAATCTGGTGGGACATCCGCCTGCACCCGCTCTTCGGCACCCTCGAATTCCGCATGTGCGACATCCCGATGCGTGTCGATGAGACCATCTGCCTCGCCGCCATCATGCAGGCGCTCACCGCCAAGCTCTACAAGCTGCACAAGCAGAACATGAGCTTCCGCACCTACCGCGCCCGCCTCATCAACGAAAACCGCTGGCGCGCCGCCCGCTACGGCATCAAAGGCAAGATGATCGACTTCGGCAAACAGGAGGAGGTCGAGACCCGCAGCTTGATCGCCGAGCTCCTCGAGTTCATCGACGACGTCGTGGACGAGCTCGGCTCGCGCAACGAGATCAACTACGTCCAAACCATCCTCGCCCAAGGCACCGGCGCCGACCGCCAGGTCGCCGTCTGGGAACAGACCCAGGACCTGAAAGCCGTGGTGGACTACATCATCGCCGAAACCCACCACGGCCTGTCGCTCTAG
- a CDS encoding esterase family protein — translation MHEQYVRWYTPNLSRDFEMLVFGHGGLPIVLFPTSLGRYYQNKDFGLVGSVASWVDSGKVKIYCPDGLDEQSWYNKNIHPADRVKTHMAYERVILHEVVPRARHETGWNRIAVAGASFGGYHAVNFALRHPDVAAYCISLSGAFDIRSFLDGYFDDNAFFNNPVDYLPGLGDPWFLDHIRRLGIILGTGDSDVCRGRNLHLSHLLHSKSIPHFLDDRKWCGHDWNYWRDMFPYYLSLLPI, via the coding sequence ATGCACGAGCAATACGTCCGCTGGTATACGCCGAACCTCAGTCGCGATTTCGAGATGCTCGTCTTTGGGCATGGCGGGCTGCCCATCGTCCTTTTCCCGACTTCGCTCGGCCGCTACTACCAGAACAAGGACTTCGGCCTGGTCGGCTCCGTCGCATCGTGGGTCGATTCCGGCAAGGTGAAGATCTACTGCCCGGACGGCCTCGACGAGCAGAGCTGGTATAACAAGAACATCCATCCGGCCGATCGCGTGAAGACGCATATGGCCTACGAACGCGTGATCCTGCACGAAGTCGTGCCCCGTGCCCGACACGAGACCGGCTGGAACCGGATCGCGGTCGCCGGGGCGAGTTTCGGCGGCTATCACGCGGTGAACTTCGCGCTGCGGCACCCGGATGTCGCCGCGTATTGCATCAGCTTGAGCGGGGCGTTCGACATCCGGTCGTTCCTCGACGGGTATTTCGACGACAACGCCTTTTTCAACAACCCCGTCGACTACCTGCCCGGTCTGGGTGACCCGTGGTTTCTCGATCACATCCGTCGCCTCGGCATCATCCTCGGCACGGGCGACAGCGACGTCTGCCGCGGTCGCAACCTCCACCTCTCGCACCTCCTCCACTCGAAAAGCATCCCGCACTTCCTCGACGACCGTAAATGGTGTGGACACGACTGGAACTACTGGCGCGACATGTTTCCGTATTACCTGTCCCTTCTCCCGATCTAA
- a CDS encoding response regulator transcription factor, with translation MNVLVVEDEIALARPIVAALRRQGHDVSACHDGAAAPRTILQLNPDLVVLDLNLPGRDGLEILAQIRSARCACRVLILTARGQVEDRITGLRAGADDYLPKPFAMEELVARCEALGRRPAAPAADGRLACADLQVDAVQRRVVRAGEPIELTPREFELLHIFITEPGRVFSRGELSERVWQRDHRYDTRTVEIFIARLRRKLDRTGLTPLLHTVRGAGYVLQPDAPHE, from the coding sequence ATGAACGTCCTCGTCGTCGAAGACGAAATCGCCCTCGCGCGCCCCATCGTCGCGGCCCTCCGCCGCCAGGGGCACGACGTCTCCGCCTGCCACGATGGTGCCGCGGCCCCGCGCACGATTCTCCAGCTCAACCCCGATCTCGTCGTCCTCGACCTCAACCTCCCGGGTCGCGACGGCCTCGAGATTCTCGCGCAAATCCGCTCCGCCCGCTGCGCCTGCCGCGTGCTCATCCTCACCGCGCGCGGCCAGGTCGAGGATCGCATCACCGGGCTGCGTGCCGGCGCCGACGATTACCTGCCCAAGCCTTTTGCGATGGAGGAGCTCGTCGCGCGCTGCGAAGCGCTCGGGCGCCGCCCCGCCGCTCCGGCCGCCGACGGCCGCCTCGCCTGCGCCGATCTCCAGGTGGACGCCGTGCAACGCCGCGTCGTGCGCGCCGGCGAGCCCATCGAACTCACACCGCGCGAGTTCGAACTGCTGCACATCTTCATCACCGAGCCCGGCCGCGTTTTCTCGCGCGGCGAGCTCTCCGAGCGCGTCTGGCAGCGCGATCACCGCTACGACACGCGCACGGTCGAGATCTTCATCGCCCGCCTCCGGCGCAAACTCGACCGCACCGGCCTGACGCCGCTCTTGCACACCGTCCGCGGCGCGGGCTACGTTTTGCAGCCCGATGCGCCGCACGAGTGA